TCGAAATGCACGCCTGAGTCTTCGCGACGACAGGCCCTCAAACTCGCACCGGGGAAGCTATGTACGAGCAAATCTCACATTCGCTGCTGAACGATATCCTCAATAAAATCAAACCGGATATCTACGAAGAAGACCTGCGGCATTTCTACACCCGACTGGGCGCAAACTTCTACGCCATTCATTCCTTATTCGAACGCTTGTACGGCCACCGGCCAGACTTCAACGACCAGGCGCTGCGTCTCGTGGAAACCATGGCACGCCAATACATCAAGCGTCCCGATTGTCTGAAAGACCTCGATATCGAACGTGAAAAGGACTACAACTGGTTCCTCAGCCAAAAATGGGTCGGCATGGCCATGTACGCGCACGGTTTCGCCGGCGACCTCAACGGCATGCAAACCCACCTGCCGTATTTTCAGGAGCTCGGCGTGAACATGGTGCACATCATGCCGATCATGCGCTGCCCGGAAGGCGAAAGCGACGGCGGCTATGCGGTCAGCGATTTCCGTGAAATCGACGAACGCGCCGGCACACTGGACGACCTCACCACTCTGTCCGGTGAAATGCGCGACCGCGACATGCTGCTGGCGTTGGACGTGGTCTTGAACCACACCTCCGACGAACACGAATGGGCCCAGAAAGCCCGTGCCGGTGACGCCAAATATCAGGACTACTACTACACCTTCGAGTCACGCAATATCCCGGATATGTTCGAGCAAAGCATGCCGGAAGTCTTTCCGGAAACCTCGCCCGGCAATTTCACTTGGGACGAGGAAATGCAACGCTGGGTGATGACGGTTTTCAACGACTATCAGTGGGATTTGAATTACAGTAACCCGGCCGTGTTCATCGAGATGCTCGATGTCATTCTGTTCTGGGCCAACCAGGGCGCGGACATTCTGCGTCTCGATGCCGTGGCTTTCCTTTGGAAGAAAATCGGCAGCACCTGCCAGAATGAACACGAAGCCCATTTGATTCTGCAACTGTTGAAAGACTGCTGCCAGGTCACGGCACCGGGCGTGTTGTTCATTGCCGAAGCCATCGTCGCGCCGGTGGAAGTCACCAAATACTTCGGTGAAGACGCCGTCATCGCCAAAGAGTGCGAAATCGCCTACAACGCCACCTTTATGGCGCTGATGTGGGATGCCGTCGCCACCAAAAACGCCAAACTGCTCAATCAAGGCATCAAGAGCCTGCCGGTCAAGCTGGAAAGAGCCACCTGGCTGAATTACGTGCGCTGCCACGATGACATCGGCCTCGGGTTTGACGACAAAGACATCATCCGCGCCGGATACGAACCGCATTCGCACCGCCGTTTCCTCATAGACTATCTGATCGGGAAATTCGACAACTCCCACGCCCGCGGCTTACCGTTTGCGGCCAATGCTAAAACCGGCGACGCCCGCATTTCCGGTTCACTCGCCTCCTTGGTCGGGCTGCAATACGCGCTGGAAACCGGCGATATCGAAGCCCTAGACAACGCCATCAAACTGATTATTCTGATGCACAGCATGATTTTCTCGTTCGGCGGGATGCCGCTGCTGTATTACGGCGATGAAATCGGCACCCTCAACGACGACTCCTATTTGTCCGACCCGAATAAAATGGATGATAACCGTTGGGTGCATCGTCCCTCCATCAACTGGGAAAAGGCCGAACGACGCAATACACCGGGTGCGGTCGAATACGAAATTTTCAGCGCCATCAAAAAATTGATTGCCGTGCGTAAAGACATCCACGTCTTTGCCGATTTCAACAACCGTGAATTGATTGACGTCGCAAATCCGAATCTGTTCGTCATCAACCGCTTCGACCCGCATAAATACACCGACCGGGTCTTGGTGGTGGCCAATTTCAACGGCAAACCGCAAAACCTGAAGATGGAGGAAGTCGCAGGTTGGGGCACCTATTCCGAAGGCCAGTTGATTGACCTGGTGACACGCCATAAACCGGAAATCTTCAACAACACCCTGGTCATTCCCGGTTTCAGTTTCTATTGGTTATACGAGATGTAATCAAACGACCAGGCCTGGCCGTTTTGAGTGAATCGTTTTTCGCGCGGGTGTTTATTCAATCAACGGCGTTTCTTCGGAATCGTCTTTCAAACCCACGCCGGACAACCGCTTTTGCAAAGCACCTTCCATCAACCGCACCAGCAAATCCGCCGCCTGCTCGTAACTTTGGCCGCCCGGGCGGATATTGGAAATGCAGTTGCGCTCGGCATCGGAACGGCCGACACGCGGCTCGTAAGTCATGTAAATGCCCATACTGTTCGCCGCACTCAAACCGGGGCGTTCGCCAATCAGAACCACCGCCAGTTTTGCACCGTACTGTTCTCCCACTTCATCCGCCAAGGCCACACGTGCCTGAGTGGCGAGATGCACCGGCGTCAGTCGCCAGTCTTTGGCCCGACACAGCGGCAACAAAACCGATAAAAACGGCACGGCATTCTGTTGAATCGCCTTGGACGACAAACCGTCGCCAATGACGATGCAGACATCGGCTTCCGTGCTTTCTTGTGCCTGTGATTGTGTTTGTTGCTGCAACAAGGTGCGGGACTCCAGCCCCAACTTGCGCCCCAAATCCGGGCGCTGTAAATAAGTCATACGGTCCGCGGCAGCCGATTCAATCGTCAGGGTCGACACGCCCAACGCCTCGATTGGCTCTGCCAAGGCTTCGGGTTGAAACGGCAAATGCACCGCATCGCGCGCACGGGCGTGGTCTAAATCGAACGTCAGCACCTCCTTTGACGCCAGACTGGAACCCGCTCGCTTCAAACCGATGCGCGCCTCGGTGATGTGTTTGAGTTTCGCCAAATCCTGTAAAACCTGCGGCTGAGACGCCTTCATACTTCGCCCCCAAACGTTTGATTCGTCAATAACGGCGTCGGCTGGTTTTCGGGTAACAGGTGCCCGGCCGCATCCTGAATCCCCATATCCCGTAGCCAGCGCTCGAACTCCGGAGCCGGTTTTTTACCCAACACCTGTCGCAAATAATTGGCATCGTGGAAGGACGTGGTCTGATAATTGAGCATGATGTCGTCGGCGCCGGGAATGCCCATAATGAAATTGACTCCGGCCGTGCCAAGCAACGTCAGCAGGTTATCCATATCGTTCTGGTCGGCTTCGGCGTGATTGGTGTAACAGATATCGCACCCCATCGGCACGCCCAGCAGCTTGCCGCAGAAATGGTCTTCCAGCCCGGCACGGATAATCTGCTTACCGTCGAACAGATATTCCGGGCCGATAAAACCGACCACCGTATTCACCAACAACGGCCGGAACTTGCGCGCCACGGCGTAAGCTCGTGTCTCCAGCGTTTGCTGATCGACGCCATGAAAAAAACCGGACGACAGGGCGCTGCCCTGACCGGTTTCGAAATACATCACATTATCGCCAACCGTGCCCCGCTTCAGCGACAAGGCCGCCTCATGCGCTTCGGCCAGCACCGCTAAATCAATACCGAAGGTTTTATTGGCACCCTCGGTTCCGGCAATCGACTGAAACACCAAATCCACCGGCTCGTTGCGTTCCATCATCACCATGCTGTTGGTGACGTGGGTCAACACGCAGGACTGCATCGGAATGTCGTAACGTTGCCGCACTTCATCAAGCAACCGAATCAAAGCCGAGGCCGCCTGAACATTGTCCGTGGCCGGATTGATGCCGATGACCGCATCGCCCGAACCGTTCAGTAAACCGTCCAAGGTCGAGGCAATAATGCCTTGCGTACTGTCGGTCGGATGATTGGGTTGCAGACGTGTCGACAGCCCGCCTTTCAAGCCTATGGTATTCCGGAAACGCGTGACCACCTCTTTTTTGCTGGCCACCAGAATCAAATCCTGGTTGCGCATCAGCTTCGAGACCGCCGCCGCCATTTCCGGAGTTAAACCGGCTTCCACCGTCGCCAAGGCCGCGGCATCGGTATCGTAATCCAACAACCAGTCCCGGAAGTCGCCCACCGTCAAATGGGCAATCGGTTCAAACGCGGTTTCGTCCCAATCGTCCATAATCAGACGCGTCACCTCATCCGATTCGTAAGGCACCACGGCTTCATTCAAGAACGTTTTCAACGGCAATTCCGCCAGCGCGAAACGGGCCGCCATCCGTTCCTCTTCGGTTTTGGCCGCCACTTGTGCCAGCACATCGCCGGACCGCAAAGGCGTGGCTTTCGCCATCAAATCCTTCAAGTCGTCAAAGCGATAGACCAGTTGCCCTAAAGTGTAGTGATACTGAGCCATAAATTGCGAAAAAACCTATGAGAAAACCGATTTCGGAAAATAAAACGAGACGATCCAGTTGGGGGCATCGACGATTTCACTGATTCTCAAATCGCCGCACACACTGCACAACATATAAGCATCCATCGCCGCCAACTGATGCTGTTTCTGCAACTCGTCGATCATGTAACGCACCGCATCACGGGCAGCGGTCATCAAGTCATGATTGACGCCGGTGGTGACGTGATACCCTTCGGCATCCAAATGACGCGTGACCGGCCCCGGTGTGGCAAATTTCGGCGCGGGCAGATTCTGCGCCTTTTCCAATTCCAGCTTCACCGATACCGTCATCGGACTTTCAATCGCGGTACCGCACACCTCGCCGTCACCTTGCGCGGCGTGGGTATCGCCAATGGAGAACAAGGCGCCTTCAACACCGACCGGCAGCCAAAGCTCGCTGCCTTTGGCAAGGTCACGAATATCCATGTTTCCGCCCCAACGCCGCGGTGGCACAATGCTGTGAAACCCTTTTTCCGGCGGTGCCACGCCAATGGTGCCGGCAAAGGGTTTCAAGGGCACTTTCGCAAATTCATTGAATAACGCCGGCGACAAACTGTCCGGATCATACTGCCAAAGGTGTAAAGCCGCCTCTTCGAACTCGTCCGCCAATAAGCCGAAGCCCGGAATGTTGGCGGTCCAGCCCCAGCCGGACGGTTCGTAATCCAGCAGCGTGACTTTCAAGGCATCGCCGGGTTCGGCCCCTTCCACCCAAACCGGTCCGGTGACCGGATTGATTCGATCGAAATCGAAATTAATGACGTCATCCACGCCGGAGTCCAACGATAACTGACCGCCCGACGCATCGTGCACCTCTATGTCGATGCAATCACCGGGCGCCACCGTCAATTCGGGACGATTATCACAATCCCATCCGCAATGGCTTTGCTGTTTGCCCAGCGCATGAATCGTATGTTGGCCGCATTGACACATGATGCTCTCCCAATCCGTTTAGCGGTTAACCGACCGCTTCCAGAGATTCCGGCAACACTTGTCCGCCGTCGACGACGATGGTTTGCCCGGTGACGTAACCCGCTTCTTCCGACGCGAAATACAACATGGCATTGGCAATGTCTTCAACCGACCCCAAACGTTTCAGCGGAATCGAGGAAGCCATTTGTGTCAGGTAATCGTCGCCCATGTCTTCCAGGCCTTCGGTCAAAATATTGCCCGGCATGACGGCATTCACGGTGATACCGTATTTCGCCAATTCGATGGCGGCGGTGCGAATAAACCCGAGCTGCCCGGCTTTGGAGGCGCCATAATGGCTCCAGCCGGGGAATCCGGTAATCGGCCCGGTAATCGACGACGTAATCACCACCCGTCCGGCCCCGGACTTCTTCAATTCCGGCAAACAGGTTTGCACACTGAACAATGTCCCTTTCAGGTTGGTGTTCATCACCGTATCCCAATCCTCTTCGGTCATTTCTTCCAAACTGGCGGACGGGAAAATCCCGGCATTGGCACACAGAATATCCAAACCGCCGTAGGCTTCAACCGCGGTTTGCACCGCGGATTGCAATGAAGCCTTGTCGGCCACATCGGCGGCCACGCCCATGGCTTCGTAACCGGCGGCCTTTAATTCATCGGCCACGGCTTGAGCGGCGTCTAAATGCCGCGCTACGATGACGGTATTGGCGCCTTGCTTGGCGAACACTTTAGCAATGCCACGCCCAATGCCCTTACTGGCACCGGTGATTAAAACGGTTTTTCCTTGAATGGATGTCAACATATAACCTCCTTTTAAACGACTTCAATAACGGCTTAGGTCTTCGGTAACGATTTCACCACCGCATCAATGGAATACTCCAGAATGTCCATAACCTCTTTCGATAACTCCAGCGACATCAACAAACCGGCTTTGAACTGCAACACTCTCGGGTCCAGCGCAGAATAAATCGCCCAAACGCCCTGTTTATAAAGTTCCTGCATTACCAGTTCGGCCCCTCTCGGGTAATCGAATTCCAGCCCCATCACCAGGCCGTTCTTACGAACACCGACGAAGAAGTCCGGGTACAGGGTCTGTAAGTCGGCCAGCGCCTGATCAAAATACTCGCTGATAAGCTGAATGTTTTCCAGTGTTTCGGGTCGTTGTGCCACTTCCAGAGTTTTAATGGCCGCGGCACAACCGATTTCCGAGCCGCCGAAAGTGGACATATGCGCCCAACCGTCTTCGGTCAACCATTGACCGGCTTGCTCGGTCACCAACACGGCGGCGATTGGATAAATCCCGCCGGACAATCCTTTACCGGTGACCAGTAAATCCGGTTCCACACCATAGCCGGTGCAACACCACATCTGGCCGGTTCGCATCAGGCCGGTCTGTACTTCATCCGCCACATACAAGGCCTGGTATTTTTCACACAAGGCCTTCACCGCTTGCAAATAGCCGGGGGCCGGCATCGGGAAACCGTAAGTCGCCGGAATGCTTTCGATGATGACACAGGCTACATCCTTCCCGGACAACGCCTCTTCCATCGCCTCCAAATCATTAAACGGCACCTGAACGAACTGGTCAGCTTCGGGTTCGGTTAAGAAAATCTCATTGAAACGCGGCGCGCCGGTTTTCACCGACAGACCGGTATGGCCGTGGTAACAGTTCTGCAACGACACGATTTTCTTCTTGCCGGTGGCATGGCGCGCCGACTTCAAAGCGATGTCGATGGCCTCGCCCCCGCCGCTGGCGAAGATGGCGTATTGCATATTTTCCGGTGCCGTCGCCAGCAGTTTTTCCGCCAGTTCGGTACGCATCAAAGACGGAAAATGGTGGTTACCGATGTCAAAATGTTGCATGGCGTCGGTCACCGCCTGAATCACTTCCGGGTTGCGATGCCCGAGGTTATAGACCCCGCCGTTCAAATGCATATTGATCAGACGGTGCCCGTCCATATCCCAAAAGCAATAGCCTTCGCGTCGGTCGATGACAATATCGACGCCGGTATCGATCCAATCCTGGGTTTTCCCCGGGTTCCAAACCTTTTTGGTTCTCTCTAAAAAGGCCTGTTTTTGTTCACTTGCCATTAGTCAAATCCTTACATTAAATCACTGCGTTATGATTGAAATTGTGCCAGATAGGCGTTACCCAACTCCACCGTACCCTGTGCGAATGAATCGCCTAATTCCTGAGCCAAATCCGCCGTCGGATGCGAACCCAACCAGGCGAATAAGGTTAAACGCCGCATCATGATGAAGGTCGGAATTTCCCGTTCCTCTTCTTCGGAAAACGATGCGCTGCGTCGATAGCCTTCCACCCACGCGTCAATCACCTTATCCAACCCGGGGTTGGTTTCGATAAAGCTGACCGCCGATGCCAGGTCATATAAAAACCAGCCCAACCCGCAATCGTCAAAATCGATGACCCGGGTGTCGTCACCGCAAATCAGCAGATTCGCCAGGCGAATATCGGAATGAATCAAACCGAAACGTTGCGGCGATTGCCCGAAGGCGGCCAGCCGCTGTTTAATCAAATCGGAGACCGCTTCCAGTGTTCCGACATCTTCCGGTTTCAGGCCTGGCCCTTTTCGCCAGTCACCCCAATTGGGCGTGTCGCCGATGCAACCATCGTAATCCCACACCAAACGGTCGAAATAACTCGGCAACGTCCAACCGCGTGCGTGGTTGTGCATTTTGCCGGTGACTTCGCCCAATTTTTTGAAGGGTTCGATTAGGTCCGATTCGTCCGGTTCTTCACCATCGATGAAATGAAATAACGTCACATAACGCACTTCGTCCAAAGCCTCCGACACCACTTCCTGAATCGCGGAACCGTCACGACCATCGATGGACTGTGGCGTTTGGATACCAGCGTCTTCCTGCAAGGCTTTCATCCAATCCAATTCGGTCTGTATGCCGTCGCGGGAATGGTAGTCGGTGCGGTGTACCCGCAAGATCAACGGATTCCGATCCGGTAAGTCGACACGGTAGGTGGCGTTTTCCGACAAACTCAACAGCTTCAAACCCGTCGGTTCGGGCAATGCCCACTTTTGCAACGCTTTTTCCGCAACGCCTTGCAGATAGGCCAGTTGCGCGTCATAACTCATTTGTTCAAACATAGATCCTTACGGCTACCTCACGTCTTTGCTCGTTGTTTTTTCTTTTTAAAATGCATGCCCAGCCAATAACTGCCGAACAGAATGATTGCTGCCATCAACACGGTCAGCGATCCCAATGCCGGAACCTGCGGGGTATAACCGGCCACCATTTTGGCGTAGAGCCATTCCGGCGCGGTTTGGTCGGCCCCGGTGGTGTAGGTGGACAGCGGGAAATTGCCCCAGGACAATAAGAAAGCGAACAAGGCACCGGAGAAGATGCCCGGCCACAGAATCGGCAAAGTGATTTCCTTGAAGACCTGCACACGGGATGCGCCCAGGTCATAAGCGGCTTCCTCCACCGACGGGTCGAAACCGTACACCTGAATGGCGATGACCAGCGTGACGATCGGGACAATCCACACCAGGTGCGCGAAAATCGCGGTGTGCCAGGTCGGCGTAATGCCTAATGAGGACGTCCACAACAGAATCGCCAAGCCCAACACCGCCTGCGGAAAGAAAATCGGCAACAGAATCATTTTTTGATAGATGCTGCGCCCTTTCCAGTCATAACGTGCAAACGCCAGCGCACCGAAAATGGCCATCACCACCGAAATCACGGTGACCACGGCGGCGATACTCAAAGAAGTGAAAACATACTCCCGAATCGACAAGGAATTGAAGACCGATTCATACCATTTGGTCGACCAAATCTTCACCGGGAACATGAAAAATTTGATCTTCGAGAAAGACGCCAACACCACGGCCAGCATCGGCATATACAGGAACAAAATGACAATCACCGTCCACCAGCGCATCAGCTTCTGGTTGGCGGAGGTGAATCGACTTTGATACATGGCTGACATAAGACTTCCTTATTTCTTACGACCGAACAAACGGTCTAAATCGAGTTTCGACAACAGGGTCAGAACCAAAGCCCCAATCAACAAAATCAACAGGGTCGCCAGTGCCGAGCCTAACGGCCAGTTCTGCGCATAGGTAAACGCGGTTTCGATATCGTGCGAAATCATGATGATGGATTGGCCACCCAAGATTTTGGCTTCGGAAATCGACCCCATCACCAACACGAAGGTCAACAGGGAACCGATAAGAATGCCCGGCATGGCCAACGGCAATTCAATTTCCTTGAACACCTGCCAGCGGTTGGCGCCCATATCGAAGCTGGCCTCGCGACAGGATTCGGGAATCATGGAAATGCCCAGCACCATCGGGAACAACATGAACGGCAGATAGGTGTACAGCAATCCCAGCAGAATCACCGGCACGTTGTACAGCAAACTCGGCAAATCCACGCCGAACATGGCGTTCAGGGAGCCGTCCAGCACCCCGTGATTCACCAGCATCAGCACCCAGCCGAACAGACGCACGTTTTCCGATACGAATAACGGCAACACCAAAATCAGCGTCAAAATCATCGAGCGCTTAAAGCTTTTCGCCAACCCATAGGCGACCGGCCAGCTGATCAGAATCAACAACACCGTGGTCACCAATGCCAGAATCAACGACCAACCGAACGACAGGTAATAACTGCTGCTGAAAATATCAGCATAGTTTTCCAGCGTCGGCACATGGTCCAGTCCGAATTCTTTCGACGGCATGAAACTGTAGATACCGACCAACAGTAAAGGTCCGATGAAGCCGGCGAAAAACAGAATCATCACTGGCAGCGACAACAAAAACCCGGTCTGCTTCAACCAGTCTTTCAGCCAGGCCTGGCGAAAACGCTTAGGCGTTTCGGCGCCGTTTTCTTCTTTTTCGGATGTCGTTTTCATAACACACCTTATTCTTTCAACAGGATGGCGCTGTCGGTGGACCAACCCACCTTAACCTCATCCCCTTCGGATACATCAACACCGGCACCAAGCATTTCCACCAGCAGCGTCTTGCCGTTGACCATCACTTGATATTGGGTGCGTGAGCCCAGCGAATACTGGTTCACCAACGTGCCTTCCAATTCGTTTTCCGCCGTGTCTTCCGGCGACAGCAAACGCATGTCTTCCGGACGCACAATCAGAATGCCCGAAGAATTGTCGTAAGCCGGATTCGGCGAACGGTAGGTCGCCAACATTTTCGAGTCGGCCAGTTCGTCGCCGCGCACGTCCACTTCAAATTGATTGACCTCACCCATGAACTGCGCCACAAAGCCGTTCACCGGGCTGTTGTAGATTTCTTCGGGCGTGCCCACTTGAATCAGTCGACCGCGGCGCATAATGCCGATGCGGTCACTCATCACCATCGCCTCTTCCAATGAGTGGGTGATGTAAATAAAGGTTTTGCCGGTCTTACGTTGAATGTCTTTCAGCTCTTTTTCCAGCGTCTTACGTAGACGGTAATCCAGTGCCGACAAAGGTTCGTCGAAGAACAGAATCTCCGGGTCGAATGCCAGGGCACGCGCCAGGGCGACACGTTGTCTTTCCCCGCCCGAACATTCGGTAATCATCTTGTCGTAATAACTTTCCGACAGGTGCAATTGCTCGAGCAACTCGATGGCTCGTGCCTTGCGGTAATTCTTGAGTTCGCCCTTGATTTTCATTGGGAACTCGATGTTTTCACCGACCGTTTTATGTGGAAACAGGGCCAGCGACTGGAACACCATGCAGGTCGGCCGTTTATTGGCCGGCACGTCGTTGATGACCTTGCCTCGCAGCGAAATTTCGCCATTTGTCGGTTTGTCCATGCCGACCAACATACGAATCATGGTGGTTTTCCCACTGCCCGACGGCCCGACGATGGTGAAAAATTCACCGTCTTTCACATCGAGATTGATTCGGTCGACCGCCACAAAATCGTTAAAGAATTTGTCGACGTCTTTTAACTTCAGAATCGTTTCTTGATCCATAGTCCATCTCTCTTTCAAGCCGGGCACGTGAAACGTGCCCGCCAGTTTCAATTACGATTTATCCTTTCGCTTCACGACGCGCGGCCGTGTACAACTCCAGCATTTCGGCGTAATCCGGGTTCACGTCGTAATCGGCGCAATGCTCCAACTCCCACTCCAGGCTGTCGAACTGAATCGCATCCAATTCTTTCTTGGTGAAGGCGTTCATGACTTCCGGAATCCCCATTTGAGTAACCGGGTTATGGGACCCTTCCGCAAACGCCACATTTTTGGACACATCCGGTCTTTGGACATACTCCAAGAAATCTTCGGCTTTCGTGGACAGGTTCGGGTTATTGACGATGGAGGTTACTTCCACCCAGACAATCCCACCTTTGCCATTAATCGGCCCTTCTTTCGGCGTGATGCCACGAACATTCGAGAAGCCGTCATAACGCGCCACGGAGCACGAATAGGTTCCGCCGGTGAAGTAAGCGTCAATCTCGCCGGTAATCAAAGCCTGGTTCATCGCCAAATGGTCATCCGACGCCATCTTGGCGTTTTTAAAGATGTAAGTGGCCACTTCCTTGAACTTCTGCATTTCTTCTTTGGTGTGTTTTTTAAACGGCGAGAAGCCGGCCGTAATACACATGTGATAAATGTTCCAGTTCGCCCAGGTCAAAATCCCGTAACGTCCTTTCATCTTCGGATCCATAAACAGGTTAAACCCCTGATCTTCGGCCATCGGACGCGAAATCACATCGGTATTGACCACAAAAGACAAAGGCCCGAAACGTTGCGTCATCCCCAACAGGTCTTTACCGTCCAGACTCATCGCCCACTTATACGGCCATTTGAACTCGTCCATCATCTTGTCGAAATAGGGTTTAAAGCGTTCCTGATCCAACGGCTTGATCAATCCTTCCGGATAGAGAAGCTCCCGTGCCCAGGGGTTGTTCAGGTTAATCAAATCCCATACCTTGGTTTCGCCGGCGCGCAGTTTATTCACGGCATCCGGGTCGGAAATGACGTTTTCCGCCGACACTTTGGTGTCGAACTCACGACGAAACGGGTCTAGAACATTGTCCGAGTTGTAACCTTCCCACACCAAAATATTCAATTCGTTGGTACGAGCGGCATTCGCCACCCCTGGAAACAACCCTGGAATTGCCGCCGTCGCCGACATTGCCGCTGCAGCTTTCAGAAAATCACGTCTTCCAAAATTAGAACTTGCCATTGCAAACCTCCTATGAGACATCAATAAAATTGGTAAAAACCACAAAAACTTGGTTTTGAGCAAAAAAGCAAACATGCACCCAAATAAAAAATAATTCATTTAAATCAACATATTAATATTTTTCATCTCAATATGAACCATATTGATGCCACATTTTATGCCCGCTTTTGCACCAAAATTTACATAAAAATGTTGTAATCACCACAAAATATTCCACCTAAATACGGTAAGATAAGCACAAATCAATTGTTACGGACTTCGACATGCAACCCATCGCTCCCGCTCGTTTAAACAAAAACCAACGGCACGAACGCATCCTGCATCTACTGCAAATCAAGCCGGTTGTGCTGATTTCCGAATTGGCGCAGGAATTCAATGTTTCCATCGAAACCATTCGACGCGACATCGACGCCCTGGCCGAGCAATCCCTTCTGCAACGCACCCACGGCGGCGCCGCAAATATGTCGACCGCCAAGGAAGGCGTGCTGAATCAGCGTAAGAACATTTTTCCGGAAGAGCGTATGCGCATCGCCAAGGAAGCGGAAAAGCAAGTGAGCGACGGGCAAGTGTTAATGTTCGACTCCAGCGTGACCTGCACCTTTCTG
The nucleotide sequence above comes from Hydrogenovibrio thermophilus. Encoded proteins:
- a CDS encoding ethanolamine ammonia-lyase subunit EutB, producing MAQYHYTLGQLVYRFDDLKDLMAKATPLRSGDVLAQVAAKTEEERMAARFALAELPLKTFLNEAVVPYESDEVTRLIMDDWDETAFEPIAHLTVGDFRDWLLDYDTDAAALATVEAGLTPEMAAAVSKLMRNQDLILVASKKEVVTRFRNTIGLKGGLSTRLQPNHPTDSTQGIIASTLDGLLNGSGDAVIGINPATDNVQAASALIRLLDEVRQRYDIPMQSCVLTHVTNSMVMMERNEPVDLVFQSIAGTEGANKTFGIDLAVLAEAHEAALSLKRGTVGDNVMYFETGQGSALSSGFFHGVDQQTLETRAYAVARKFRPLLVNTVVGFIGPEYLFDGKQIIRAGLEDHFCGKLLGVPMGCDICYTNHAEADQNDMDNLLTLLGTAGVNFIMGIPGADDIMLNYQTTSFHDANYLRQVLGKKPAPEFERWLRDMGIQDAAGHLLPENQPTPLLTNQTFGGEV
- the fabG gene encoding 3-oxoacyl-ACP reductase FabG, which codes for MLTSIQGKTVLITGASKGIGRGIAKVFAKQGANTVIVARHLDAAQAVADELKAAGYEAMGVAADVADKASLQSAVQTAVEAYGGLDILCANAGIFPSASLEEMTEEDWDTVMNTNLKGTLFSVQTCLPELKKSGAGRVVITSSITGPITGFPGWSHYGASKAGQLGFIRTAAIELAKYGITVNAVMPGNILTEGLEDMGDDYLTQMASSIPLKRLGSVEDIANAMLYFASEEAGYVTGQTIVVDGGQVLPESLEAVG
- the eutC gene encoding ethanolamine ammonia-lyase subunit EutC, whose amino-acid sequence is MKASQPQVLQDLAKLKHITEARIGLKRAGSSLASKEVLTFDLDHARARDAVHLPFQPEALAEPIEALGVSTLTIESAAADRMTYLQRPDLGRKLGLESRTLLQQQTQSQAQESTEADVCIVIGDGLSSKAIQQNAVPFLSVLLPLCRAKDWRLTPVHLATQARVALADEVGEQYGAKLAVVLIGERPGLSAANSMGIYMTYEPRVGRSDAERNCISNIRPGGQSYEQAADLLVRLMEGALQKRLSGVGLKDDSEETPLIE
- a CDS encoding acetamidase/formamidase family protein, which translates into the protein MCQCGQHTIHALGKQQSHCGWDCDNRPELTVAPGDCIDIEVHDASGGQLSLDSGVDDVINFDFDRINPVTGPVWVEGAEPGDALKVTLLDYEPSGWGWTANIPGFGLLADEFEEAALHLWQYDPDSLSPALFNEFAKVPLKPFAGTIGVAPPEKGFHSIVPPRRWGGNMDIRDLAKGSELWLPVGVEGALFSIGDTHAAQGDGEVCGTAIESPMTVSVKLELEKAQNLPAPKFATPGPVTRHLDAEGYHVTTGVNHDLMTAARDAVRYMIDELQKQHQLAAMDAYMLCSVCGDLRISEIVDAPNWIVSFYFPKSVFS
- a CDS encoding class-III pyridoxal-phosphate-dependent aminotransferase, which translates into the protein MASEQKQAFLERTKKVWNPGKTQDWIDTGVDIVIDRREGYCFWDMDGHRLINMHLNGGVYNLGHRNPEVIQAVTDAMQHFDIGNHHFPSLMRTELAEKLLATAPENMQYAIFASGGGEAIDIALKSARHATGKKKIVSLQNCYHGHTGLSVKTGAPRFNEIFLTEPEADQFVQVPFNDLEAMEEALSGKDVACVIIESIPATYGFPMPAPGYLQAVKALCEKYQALYVADEVQTGLMRTGQMWCCTGYGVEPDLLVTGKGLSGGIYPIAAVLVTEQAGQWLTEDGWAHMSTFGGSEIGCAAAIKTLEVAQRPETLENIQLISEYFDQALADLQTLYPDFFVGVRKNGLVMGLEFDYPRGAELVMQELYKQGVWAIYSALDPRVLQFKAGLLMSLELSKEVMDILEYSIDAVVKSLPKT
- a CDS encoding amylosucrase; its protein translation is MYEQISHSLLNDILNKIKPDIYEEDLRHFYTRLGANFYAIHSLFERLYGHRPDFNDQALRLVETMARQYIKRPDCLKDLDIEREKDYNWFLSQKWVGMAMYAHGFAGDLNGMQTHLPYFQELGVNMVHIMPIMRCPEGESDGGYAVSDFREIDERAGTLDDLTTLSGEMRDRDMLLALDVVLNHTSDEHEWAQKARAGDAKYQDYYYTFESRNIPDMFEQSMPEVFPETSPGNFTWDEEMQRWVMTVFNDYQWDLNYSNPAVFIEMLDVILFWANQGADILRLDAVAFLWKKIGSTCQNEHEAHLILQLLKDCCQVTAPGVLFIAEAIVAPVEVTKYFGEDAVIAKECEIAYNATFMALMWDAVATKNAKLLNQGIKSLPVKLERATWLNYVRCHDDIGLGFDDKDIIRAGYEPHSHRRFLIDYLIGKFDNSHARGLPFAANAKTGDARISGSLASLVGLQYALETGDIEALDNAIKLIILMHSMIFSFGGMPLLYYGDEIGTLNDDSYLSDPNKMDDNRWVHRPSINWEKAERRNTPGAVEYEIFSAIKKLIAVRKDIHVFADFNNRELIDVANPNLFVINRFDPHKYTDRVLVVANFNGKPQNLKMEEVAGWGTYSEGQLIDLVTRHKPEIFNNTLVIPGFSFYWLYEM